One window of the Pseudophryne corroboree isolate aPseCor3 chromosome 3 unlocalized genomic scaffold, aPseCor3.hap2 SUPER_3_unloc_75, whole genome shotgun sequence genome contains the following:
- the LOC134984702 gene encoding oocyte zinc finger protein XlCOF7.1-like isoform X1, translating to MENHRPTSLDGPSNRDTPERCPRPLYSQDCTEENHRIPQEDQVQRLSDIKTEDIEGEEETYVTDIKAEDIEGEEETYVTDIKAEDIEGVEEMYLTDIKAEDIEGVEETYVTDIKAEDTEGEEETYVTDIKAADIEGEEETYVTDIKAEDIEGEEETYVTDIKAEDIEGVEETYVTDIKAEDIEGEEETYVTDIKAEDIEGEEETYVRGDQQCMEEEIPTDISTADGHTSRNISEGHLMLSPDCDIKDNDSRQDSPGANPITPIIHPALSADPSDPGKCSPDHSDIGASVPALTVDIEFPCSIDAKCFTQNTKPINPHTGKAGGRPLICSECGKCFTYKSDLVIHQRSHTGEKPFPCSECGKCFTRKSYLGTHQQTHTGEKPFLCSECGKCFANKSNLVIHHRSHTGEKLFSCSECGKCFTQKPHLVIHHRSHTGENPFPCSECGKCFTQKSYLVTHQRTHTGENPFPCSECGKGFAHKSHLVKHQRSHTGEKPFSCSECGKCYTQKSHLVRHQRTHTGERPFPYSEK from the exons atggagaatcaccggcccacatcactgg atgggcccagtaacagagataccccagagagatgtccccgtcctctgtattcccaggattgtacagaggagaatcacaggatcccacaggaggatcag gtacaacgtctgtctgatattaaaacagaagatatagagggagaagaagagacgtatgtgactgatataaaggcagaagatatagagggagaagaagagacatatgtgactgatataaaggcagaagatatagagggagtagaagagatgtatctgactgatataaaggcagaagatatagagggagtagaagagacgtatgtgactgatataaaggcagaagatacagagggagaagaagagacgtatgtgactgatataaaggcagcagatatagagggagaagaagagacgtatgtgactgatataaaggcagaagatatagagggagaagaagagacatatgtgactgatataaaggcagaagatatagagggagtagaagagacgtatgtgactgatataaaggcagaagatatagagggagaagaagagacgtatgtgactgatataaaggcagaagatatagagggagaagaagagacgtatgtgaggggtgatcagcagtgtatggaggaggagatccctacagatatcagcacag cagatggacacacaagcaggaatatctcagaaggacatctaatgttatccccggattgtgacataaaagataatgacagtagacaggattctccaggagctaatcccatcaccccaattatacatccagctctatcagctgatccctctgatcctgggaaatgttctcctgatcactctgatattggtgcatctgttccagctctgacagtagatatagagtttccctgttctatagatgcaaaatgttttacacagaacacaaagcctattaacccacacacaggtaaggcaggtggaaggccactaatatgttctgagtgtgggaaatgttttacatacaaatcagatcttgttatacatcagagaagtcacacaggtgagaagccatttccatgttctgagtgtgggaaatgttttacacggaaatcatatcTTGGTACACACCagcaaactcacacaggtgagaagccatttctatgctctgagtgtgggaaatgttttgcaaacaaatcaaatcttgttatacatcacagaagtcacacaggtgagaagctgttttcttgctctgagtgtgggaaatgttttacacaaaaaccacatcttgttatacatcacagaagtcacacaggtgagaacccatttccatgttctgagtgtgggaaatgttttacacagaaatcatatcttgttacacatcagcgaactcacacaggtgagaacccatttccatgttctgagtgtgggaaaggttttgcacacaaatcacatcttgttaaacaccagagaagtcacacaggtgagaagccattttcttgctctgagtgtgggaaatgttatacacaaaaatcacatcttgttagacatcagcgaactcacacaggtgagaggccatttccatactctgagaaataa
- the LOC134984702 gene encoding oocyte zinc finger protein XlCOF7.1-like isoform X2 — MENHRPTSLDGPSNRDTPERCPRPLYSQDCTEENHRIPQEDQVQRLSDIKTEDIEGEEETYVTDIKAEDIEGEEETYVTDIKAEDIEGVEEMYLTDIKAEDIEGVEETYVTDIKAEDTEGEEETYVTDIKAADIEGEEETYVTDIKAEDIEGEEETYVTDIKAEDIEGVEETYVTDIKAEDIEGEEETYVTDIKAEDIEGEEETYVRGDQQCMEEEIPTDISTDGHTSRNISEGHLMLSPDCDIKDNDSRQDSPGANPITPIIHPALSADPSDPGKCSPDHSDIGASVPALTVDIEFPCSIDAKCFTQNTKPINPHTGKAGGRPLICSECGKCFTYKSDLVIHQRSHTGEKPFPCSECGKCFTRKSYLGTHQQTHTGEKPFLCSECGKCFANKSNLVIHHRSHTGEKLFSCSECGKCFTQKPHLVIHHRSHTGENPFPCSECGKCFTQKSYLVTHQRTHTGENPFPCSECGKGFAHKSHLVKHQRSHTGEKPFSCSECGKCYTQKSHLVRHQRTHTGERPFPYSEK, encoded by the exons atggagaatcaccggcccacatcactgg atgggcccagtaacagagataccccagagagatgtccccgtcctctgtattcccaggattgtacagaggagaatcacaggatcccacaggaggatcag gtacaacgtctgtctgatattaaaacagaagatatagagggagaagaagagacgtatgtgactgatataaaggcagaagatatagagggagaagaagagacatatgtgactgatataaaggcagaagatatagagggagtagaagagatgtatctgactgatataaaggcagaagatatagagggagtagaagagacgtatgtgactgatataaaggcagaagatacagagggagaagaagagacgtatgtgactgatataaaggcagcagatatagagggagaagaagagacgtatgtgactgatataaaggcagaagatatagagggagaagaagagacatatgtgactgatataaaggcagaagatatagagggagtagaagagacgtatgtgactgatataaaggcagaagatatagagggagaagaagagacgtatgtgactgatataaaggcagaagatatagagggagaagaagagacgtatgtgaggggtgatcagcagtgtatggaggaggagatccctacagatatcagcacag atggacacacaagcaggaatatctcagaaggacatctaatgttatccccggattgtgacataaaagataatgacagtagacaggattctccaggagctaatcccatcaccccaattatacatccagctctatcagctgatccctctgatcctgggaaatgttctcctgatcactctgatattggtgcatctgttccagctctgacagtagatatagagtttccctgttctatagatgcaaaatgttttacacagaacacaaagcctattaacccacacacaggtaaggcaggtggaaggccactaatatgttctgagtgtgggaaatgttttacatacaaatcagatcttgttatacatcagagaagtcacacaggtgagaagccatttccatgttctgagtgtgggaaatgttttacacggaaatcatatcTTGGTACACACCagcaaactcacacaggtgagaagccatttctatgctctgagtgtgggaaatgttttgcaaacaaatcaaatcttgttatacatcacagaagtcacacaggtgagaagctgttttcttgctctgagtgtgggaaatgttttacacaaaaaccacatcttgttatacatcacagaagtcacacaggtgagaacccatttccatgttctgagtgtgggaaatgttttacacagaaatcatatcttgttacacatcagcgaactcacacaggtgagaacccatttccatgttctgagtgtgggaaaggttttgcacacaaatcacatcttgttaaacaccagagaagtcacacaggtgagaagccattttcttgctctgagtgtgggaaatgttatacacaaaaatcacatcttgttagacatcagcgaactcacacaggtgagaggccatttccatactctgagaaataa